AATGATCTGCGCGATACGCTTGCAACGCTTGAGACAGAAAACAATAGTATGGAAATGAAAAAGGACGCTTACGAAGCTGAAATTGGCTCGTTAAGTGAGCGTATAGCAGAATATACAAAAGAATACATGCTGCTGGAACGGTCTCTTGCGGAGTCCCGACAGGCAGAAAATGAGCGTGTTTTAGAAAAAGAACGCTACAAATATATGTCGTTTGTTGAATACCTGCTGTCTAAAGGACATATCGATAATGAAGATGTCGCAAAGGCTGAAGCGTATAAAAAGAGAAATATCAGTTCGATGGGAGTGGCAGAAGTGCTTGTGCTCTTTAACCGCATCTCCGGCGAGAGTATGAAGCAATATCGCGAAGAATTTCGCACTGCTACCGGACAGTAGTACTATCATTCCATAGAATATTCTGCGGCGCAGACGATTTTTTACATAAAAATTGTCTGCGCCGCTTGCATATTATACAACATTCGTTTGTAATGCCGCCGTTGTTGTTTGTTCCATAGCTCTTTCTACGCACACAATAGGAAGTGATAACATGTCTATTTTGACAAAAAACGCGGCACTTGCCGGTTTGTTAGAAACACATATTGATGAGTTAGTAAAAAAAGAGCGTTTGGAAGCTGATGTTATCAGACAGGCTATCGAAAAAGGTACCATGGTACTGCTCGGTAACCCTGAACACCCCGATGTAATTCCGACGCTGGTTGGTCAACCGGCGTCTGTTAAAGTTAACGCCAACATCGGTACCTCACCGTTGAAAAACGATGTACGCTGTGAAATGGTTAAGCTGCAAACTGCCATTAACGCAGGTGCTGATACCGTGATGGATTTATCCATCGGTGGTGATCTCGATAAAATCAGAAGGGAAATGGTTTCTTCAACCAAGCTTCCATTGGGCACCGTTCCAATGTACGCAGTTGCTCAGGTTTACCTTGATAGCGACCGCGATCCTGCTGATATTCAGCCGGATGAGCTTTTTGCAGAAATCGAAAAGCAAGCAAAGCAGGGCGTAGACTACATGACCGTTCATTGCGGTCTTACTATGCGCGGTGCTAAGTTTGCTACAGACGGTAGCCGTACCATGGGTATTGTTTCCCGTGGCGGTTCCATCCTCGCTCGTTGGATGTTGAAAAACGACAAGGAAAACCCGCTTCTCACCGGATACGATCGTATTCTTGAGATTGCACGCAAGTACAACGTTACTCTTTCCCTCGGCGATGGTCTTCGCCCTGGTGCTGGCACCGATGCCGGTGACGCAGCACAGTGGGAAGAAGTTATGGTACTCGGTCAGCTGGCTAAACGTGGCCTCGAAGCTGGCGTTCAGTGCATGATCGAAGGACCGGGACACGTTCCTTTGAGTGAAGTAGAAGCTCAGATTATCAGCATTAAAAAGCTTACCAACGGCGCACCTCTGTACGTACTCGGACCGCTCGTTATCGACAGCAGCCCGGGCTACGACCACATTGCAGGCGCAATCGGTGGAGCAATCGCTGTTAAAGCTGGCGTTGACTTCCTCTGCTACCTGACTCCGGCGGAACACCTTACACTGCCAAGCATCGAAGATGTTCACGCAGGCGTAATCGCGTCCCGTATTGCTGCGCAAGCCGCTGAAGCCTGCATGGGCAGACCAGCAGCTGTAGAACGCGAAATCGGCATCTCCCGTGCGCGTAAAGCTCTCGATTGGGAAGGCATGAAAACCCTCGCTCTCGATCCGGAAATGGTTGATAAGCGTAGAGAAGAACACAAAGACCATCGCGAATGCGCCATGTGTGGCAAATTCTGCGCTTACAAGATGATCGAAGAAGATCCTCAGTGTTCTAACTAATCTCGCACTCTAAAAGACCTGATACATTTTATGTATCAGGTCTTTTTTTGCGTCTTCTATTCTATTTTTTTTATGTTGTTGCCTCTGGCGGGTCTTCGACGAGCCATCGGCAACGCTTGCCAGCGGGGCTTTAAGAACCTTTCTAAGGAGAAAGGTTCTTAAAAATCTCCAAAGACTTTTATTATGCGAGGGCAGCACGTTTTTTGCCTACTCTCGCGGCTTAACTCTCACTACCTTTCCAAAAAGAAAAAGGCTGCCCCTATTATCTTGGGACAGCCTTTTTTATTAATTCAGTCAGTGGGATTAAGCCGCGTGAAATATCAAGTGACGGGCTTTTTTCGCATAATAAAAGTCTTTGGAAAGGGGTCTGGGGAAGAACCTTTCTACAGAAAGGTTTTCCCCAGCCGTCGGAGACAAAAAAAGCGTCGCAGACTCACCGGAGGCTCGTCGAAGACCCCCCAGAGGCAAACGTTAGGCAAAAATAAAATTGTTATTTGGCTGTTACCCCGTTCACAACGTTTTGAGGTGTACCGTTGATGAACGCTGCTATGTTGTCGGCAGCGATTTGCATAAGCGCCATGCGTGCTTCGATGGTTGCCCATGCGAGGTGTGGGGTAACGAAGGTGTTGGGCGTAGAAAGGAACGGATGATTCTTTGCGATTGGCTCTTCGCT
The Halodesulfovibrio sp. MK-HDV genome window above contains:
- the thiC gene encoding phosphomethylpyrimidine synthase ThiC; this encodes MSILTKNAALAGLLETHIDELVKKERLEADVIRQAIEKGTMVLLGNPEHPDVIPTLVGQPASVKVNANIGTSPLKNDVRCEMVKLQTAINAGADTVMDLSIGGDLDKIRREMVSSTKLPLGTVPMYAVAQVYLDSDRDPADIQPDELFAEIEKQAKQGVDYMTVHCGLTMRGAKFATDGSRTMGIVSRGGSILARWMLKNDKENPLLTGYDRILEIARKYNVTLSLGDGLRPGAGTDAGDAAQWEEVMVLGQLAKRGLEAGVQCMIEGPGHVPLSEVEAQIISIKKLTNGAPLYVLGPLVIDSSPGYDHIAGAIGGAIAVKAGVDFLCYLTPAEHLTLPSIEDVHAGVIASRIAAQAAEACMGRPAAVEREIGISRARKALDWEGMKTLALDPEMVDKRREEHKDHRECAMCGKFCAYKMIEEDPQCSN